A region of Crenobacter cavernae DNA encodes the following proteins:
- a CDS encoding DUF4936 family protein, giving the protein MNATLYVYFTVPERAAALAPRLAELQARLAASTGIAGHLMRRRDDAATWMEVYEAVADPDAFAARRGELWAALDLDGFALAPHLEWFVPLTAPQA; this is encoded by the coding sequence ATGAACGCCACGCTGTACGTCTACTTCACGGTGCCGGAACGCGCCGCCGCGCTCGCGCCGCGGCTTGCCGAGCTGCAGGCCCGCCTGGCCGCATCGACCGGCATCGCCGGGCATCTGATGCGCCGCCGCGACGACGCCGCCACCTGGATGGAGGTGTACGAAGCCGTCGCCGACCCGGACGCCTTCGCCGCCCGTCGCGGCGAACTGTGGGCGGCGCTCGACCTCGACGGCTTCGCGCTGGCCCCACACTTGGAATGGTTTGTTCCCCTGACCGCGCCACAAGCGTAG
- a CDS encoding MFS transporter — protein sequence MTAAPDLAAPARALARQDYKTLTLAALGGALEFYDFIIFVFFAAVIGELFFPPDLPDWLRQFQTFGIFAAGYLARPLGGIVMAHFGDLMGRKKMFTLSIILMALPTLFMGLLPTYASLGIAAPLLLLALRILQGAAIGGEVPGAWVFVAEHVPARHTGYACGTLTAGLTAGILLGSLVATWLNTAFSQPEIRDWAWRLPFILGGVFGLVAMYLRRWLHETPVFAEMQAKKALAAELPLKTVVREHKRAVAVSMGLTWLLSAGIVVVILMTPTYLQKQFGIAPALALKANSLAIVCLTAGCIVAGMVVDRLGAGKTFIGGSVLLATSSYAFYSSLGTAPEQLFPLYALAGFSVGIVGAVPWVMVRAFPAVVRFSGLSFSYNLAYAVFGGLTPMAVTLMLKNDPLAPAHYVLALCALGLVLGTYLLASEKRGWLKAA from the coding sequence ATGACCGCAGCCCCCGACCTTGCCGCGCCGGCCCGAGCGCTCGCCCGCCAGGATTACAAGACGCTCACGCTCGCCGCGCTCGGCGGCGCGCTCGAGTTCTACGACTTCATCATCTTCGTGTTCTTCGCCGCGGTGATCGGCGAGCTGTTCTTCCCGCCCGACCTGCCCGACTGGCTGCGCCAGTTCCAGACCTTCGGCATCTTCGCCGCCGGCTACCTCGCGCGGCCCTTGGGCGGCATCGTGATGGCGCACTTCGGCGACCTCATGGGCCGCAAGAAGATGTTCACGCTCAGCATCATCCTGATGGCCTTGCCGACGCTGTTCATGGGCCTGTTGCCGACCTACGCGAGCCTCGGCATCGCCGCGCCGCTCTTGCTGCTGGCCTTGCGCATCCTGCAGGGTGCCGCGATCGGCGGCGAGGTGCCGGGCGCCTGGGTGTTCGTCGCCGAACACGTGCCGGCGCGCCATACCGGCTACGCGTGCGGTACGCTGACCGCCGGGCTGACCGCCGGCATCCTGCTCGGCTCGCTGGTCGCGACCTGGCTCAATACCGCGTTTAGCCAGCCCGAGATCCGCGACTGGGCGTGGCGCCTGCCGTTCATCCTCGGCGGCGTGTTCGGCCTCGTCGCGATGTATTTGCGCCGCTGGCTGCACGAGACGCCGGTGTTCGCCGAGATGCAGGCGAAGAAGGCGCTTGCGGCCGAGTTGCCGCTGAAGACCGTGGTACGCGAACACAAGCGCGCGGTCGCGGTGTCGATGGGACTGACCTGGCTGCTGTCGGCCGGCATCGTCGTCGTGATCCTGATGACGCCGACCTACCTGCAGAAACAGTTCGGCATCGCGCCGGCGCTGGCGCTCAAGGCCAACAGCCTGGCGATCGTGTGCCTGACCGCAGGCTGCATCGTCGCCGGCATGGTCGTCGACCGCCTCGGCGCGGGCAAGACCTTCATCGGCGGCAGCGTGCTCTTGGCCACCTCGAGCTACGCCTTCTACAGTTCGCTCGGGACCGCGCCGGAACAATTGTTCCCGCTCTACGCGCTCGCCGGTTTTTCCGTCGGAATCGTCGGCGCGGTGCCATGGGTGATGGTGCGCGCCTTCCCGGCGGTGGTGCGTTTCTCGGGGCTGTCTTTCTCATATAACCTCGCGTACGCGGTGTTCGGTGGGCTGACGCCGATGGCGGTGACGCTGATGCTGAAGAACGATCCGCTCGCGCCGGCGCACTACGTCTTGGCGCTGTGCGCGCTGGGACTGGTTCTCGGCACCTACCTGCTGGCGTCGGAGAAGCGCGGCTGGCTGAAGGCGGCTTGA
- a CDS encoding prephenate dehydrogenase produces MSHPQPTLAVVGVGLIGGSFALAAREAGLVGRVIGIGRSAANLQAAIDLEVIDAASHDIAAVAAADIVLVATPVGQMAGLFDSMAPHLKPGTVVTDAGSTKSDVTALFRAHLPAHLQWCVPAHPIAGSDQSGAAAARAGLYVNRKVVLAPLPETRPEALECVETLWRACGARVETMSAEEHDAVFAAVSHLPHLLAFAYVDMVAGKANAQRYFDFAATGFRDFTRIAGSHPEMWRDIALANRAALLDELASYQASLARLTALVESADAAAMESLFEEAREARVKWHERFEASR; encoded by the coding sequence GTGTCGCACCCCCAACCCACCCTGGCCGTGGTCGGCGTCGGCCTGATCGGCGGCTCGTTCGCGCTGGCCGCGCGCGAGGCCGGCTTGGTCGGCCGCGTGATCGGCATCGGCCGCTCGGCGGCCAACCTGCAGGCCGCGATCGATCTCGAGGTGATCGACGCGGCGAGCCACGACATCGCCGCCGTCGCCGCCGCCGACATCGTGCTGGTCGCGACGCCGGTCGGCCAGATGGCCGGCCTGTTCGATTCGATGGCGCCGCATCTGAAACCCGGCACCGTCGTCACCGACGCCGGCAGCACCAAGAGCGACGTCACCGCGCTGTTCCGCGCCCATCTGCCGGCCCACCTCCAATGGTGCGTGCCGGCTCACCCGATCGCCGGCTCCGACCAGTCGGGCGCCGCCGCCGCGCGTGCCGGGCTCTACGTGAACCGCAAGGTGGTGCTCGCGCCGCTGCCCGAGACGCGGCCCGAGGCGCTCGAGTGCGTCGAGACGCTGTGGCGCGCGTGCGGCGCGCGCGTCGAGACGATGAGCGCCGAAGAGCACGACGCGGTGTTCGCCGCGGTCAGCCACCTGCCGCATCTGCTCGCCTTCGCCTACGTCGACATGGTCGCCGGCAAGGCCAACGCGCAGCGCTACTTCGACTTCGCCGCGACCGGCTTTCGCGACTTCACGCGCATCGCCGGCAGCCATCCGGAGATGTGGCGCGACATCGCGCTGGCCAACCGTGCGGCCTTGCTCGACGAGCTGGCTAGCTACCAGGCGTCGCTTGCCCGGCTGACGGCTCTCGTCGAGAGTGCCGACGCGGCGGCGATGGAGAGCCTGTTCGAGGAAGCACGCGAGGCGCGGGTGAAGTGGCACGAGCGTTTCGAGGCGAGCCGCTAG
- the pabC gene encoding aminodeoxychorismate lyase translates to MATLIDGHPSDKVSALDRGLAYGDGIYRTVELLNGGPRLWRWQWQRLVEDCARLSLPCPDEALLLAELAAAAHGIERAVAKITLTRGLGQRGYAMPADAVPTRIVTASPWGGYPEERYSDGVTVRRCDLTLSRQPKLAGIKHLNRLENVLARSEWSDPAVHEGLLFDEDGTLVEATMSNLFALQDSVLFTPKLDRAGVAGALRAWLIDAAPALGLAVRETSLAEVELLAADALLLTNSLIGVWPVATYRHAGGEARWRDFELAHRLNERLAAEA, encoded by the coding sequence ATGGCGACGCTGATCGACGGCCATCCTTCCGACAAGGTCTCCGCGCTCGATAGGGGCCTCGCCTACGGCGACGGAATCTACCGCACCGTCGAGTTGCTAAACGGCGGGCCGCGCCTGTGGCGCTGGCAGTGGCAACGGCTAGTCGAGGACTGCGCGCGGCTTTCGCTGCCGTGCCCGGACGAGGCGCTGCTGCTGGCCGAGCTCGCCGCAGCGGCGCACGGCATCGAAAGAGCGGTAGCCAAGATCACGCTGACGCGCGGCCTCGGCCAACGTGGCTACGCGATGCCGGCAGACGCCGTACCGACCCGCATCGTGACAGCGAGCCCCTGGGGCGGCTACCCGGAAGAGCGCTACAGCGATGGCGTCACCGTGCGCCGCTGCGATCTGACCTTGTCGCGCCAGCCGAAGCTCGCCGGAATCAAGCACCTGAACCGCTTGGAGAACGTGCTCGCGCGTTCTGAATGGTCCGACCCGGCGGTGCACGAGGGCCTGCTGTTCGACGAGGACGGCACGCTGGTCGAGGCGACGATGAGCAATCTGTTCGCGCTGCAGGACAGCGTGCTGTTCACGCCGAAGCTCGATCGCGCCGGCGTCGCAGGCGCCTTGCGCGCGTGGCTGATCGACGCCGCGCCCGCGCTGGGACTGGCGGTGAGGGAGACAAGCTTGGCCGAGGTCGAGCTGTTGGCGGCCGACGCGCTGCTGTTGACCAACTCGCTGATCGGCGTCTGGCCGGTGGCCACATACCGTCACGCGGGCGGCGAGGCGCGCTGGCGTGACTTTGAACTCGCGCATCGGCTTAACGAGCGGCTGGCCGCCGAGGCCTGA
- a CDS encoding aminodeoxychorismate synthase component I: MHSHRLPAVPDLIALAAHDPARFPFLLQSSGDKGWDMLLALPAAMRRYGSDDGAAFVADLAAIEREPVANPHGLPFTGGWFVYAGYDLLSSFEPTVPQALPDGFPLAVLARVPAGVLVNRATREAWAVAETPEQLADLMVTLAEPTGFEPRAIELAAIGEDEPAAFTDAVLRIKRYIRDGDVFQVNVSRGWEATLAEGITAADLFAALRRANPAPFSALADFGDCQIVSSSPERLVRVADGWVDTRPIAGTHPRSADPVEDAALKQRLIDSAKERAEHVMLIDLERNDLGRIAVPGTVEVNELMAVESYAYVHHIESNVRARLAEGTSVAEVLRALFPGGTITGCPKVRCMQIIRELETAPRRAYTGSLGYINRDGTMDLNILIRTFMQEGSRLRFRAGAGIVADSDPERELQETRHKARGLLRALGVAQ, encoded by the coding sequence ATGCACAGCCACCGCCTGCCTGCCGTGCCCGATCTCATCGCGCTCGCCGCGCACGATCCGGCGCGTTTCCCCTTCCTGCTGCAATCGTCCGGCGACAAGGGCTGGGACATGCTGCTCGCGCTGCCCGCCGCAATGCGCCGCTACGGCAGCGACGACGGCGCGGCCTTCGTCGCCGATCTGGCGGCGATAGAACGCGAGCCGGTGGCCAACCCGCACGGCCTGCCGTTCACCGGCGGCTGGTTCGTCTACGCCGGCTACGACCTGCTGTCGAGCTTCGAACCGACCGTGCCGCAGGCCTTGCCCGATGGCTTCCCGCTGGCGGTGCTCGCGCGCGTGCCGGCCGGCGTGCTGGTGAACCGGGCGACGCGGGAAGCATGGGCGGTGGCCGAGACGCCTGAGCAACTTGCGGACTTGATGGTGACGTTGGCCGAGCCGACCGGGTTTGAGCCGCGCGCGATCGAACTTGCCGCCATCGGCGAGGACGAGCCTGCCGCGTTCACCGACGCGGTGCTCAGGATCAAGCGCTACATCCGCGACGGCGACGTGTTCCAGGTCAACGTGTCGCGCGGCTGGGAGGCGACGCTGGCAGAAGGCATCACGGCGGCCGACCTGTTCGCCGCATTGCGCCGCGCCAACCCGGCGCCGTTCTCGGCGCTGGCCGACTTCGGCGACTGCCAGATCGTCAGCTCGTCGCCGGAACGGCTGGTGCGCGTCGCAGACGGCTGGGTCGACACAAGGCCGATCGCCGGCACCCATCCGCGCTCTGCCGACCCCGTTGAAGACGCCGCGCTGAAACAGCGACTGATCGACAGCGCCAAGGAGCGCGCCGAACACGTGATGCTGATCGACCTCGAGCGCAACGATCTGGGCCGCATCGCGGTGCCGGGCACGGTAGAGGTCAACGAGCTGATGGCGGTAGAGAGCTACGCCTACGTGCACCACATCGAATCGAACGTGCGCGCGAGGTTGGCCGAGGGCACGAGCGTCGCCGAGGTGCTGCGCGCGCTGTTCCCCGGCGGCACCATCACCGGCTGCCCGAAGGTGCGCTGCATGCAGATCATCCGCGAGCTGGAGACCGCGCCGCGCCGCGCGTATACGGGCAGTTTGGGCTACATCAACCGCGACGGCACGATGGACCTGAACATCCTGATCCGCACCTTCATGCAGGAAGGCTCGCGGCTCAGGTTCCGCGCCGGCGCCGGCATCGTCGCCGACTCCGACCCCGAGCGCGAATTGCAGGAAACCCGCCACAAGGCGCGCGGGCTGCTCAGGGCGCTGGGCGTCGCCCAGTAG
- a CDS encoding D-serine ammonia-lyase: MPHLPPTLAATLSGRTPTLWLNPRLESAAALAALPVGEPEVTAARDRLARCAPLLARLFPELEASGGLIESPLLAVPALQHALCPRGRLLIKADHALPVAGSIKARGGIHEVLEFAETLALREGWIVETDERTRLAEPTIREQFSRYTVAVGSTGNLGLAIGIMAAALGFKAVVHMSADAKPWKKDRLRSRGVTVVEHEGQYGEAVAAGRAEADADPYAYFVDDEHSLPLLTGYAVAAGRLAAQLDAAAIEVDAAHPLFVYLPCGVGGAPAGVALGLKYVFGDAVHVFFAEPVASPCMLVQLASGGLDPISVYDIGLDNVTEADGLAVGAASLLAAELMAPLLAGVFTVPDDDLFRDVYRLHDEEQLDIEPSAAAAFAGPRWLQDNDAGRAWLAEHGLAGKMDNATHILWTTGGSFVPAAEHARFQARGKALLAR, translated from the coding sequence ATGCCGCACCTGCCCCCAACCCTCGCCGCGACCCTGTCCGGCCGGACGCCGACGCTGTGGCTGAATCCGCGCCTCGAATCCGCCGCCGCCCTCGCCGCGCTGCCGGTCGGCGAGCCTGAAGTCACCGCCGCGCGCGACCGTCTCGCTCGCTGCGCGCCGCTGCTGGCCCGGCTGTTCCCGGAACTCGAAGCGAGCGGCGGCCTGATCGAATCGCCGCTCTTGGCCGTCCCCGCCCTGCAGCACGCGCTCTGCCCGCGCGGCAGGCTGCTGATCAAGGCCGACCACGCCTTGCCGGTGGCCGGCTCGATCAAGGCGCGCGGCGGCATCCACGAGGTGCTCGAATTCGCCGAGACGCTGGCGCTGCGTGAGGGCTGGATCGTCGAGACCGACGAGCGGACAAGGTTGGCCGAGCCCACGATCCGCGAGCAGTTCTCCCGCTACACCGTCGCCGTCGGCTCGACCGGCAACCTGGGGCTCGCGATCGGCATCATGGCCGCCGCGCTCGGCTTCAAGGCGGTGGTGCACATGTCGGCCGACGCGAAGCCGTGGAAGAAGGACCGGCTGCGCAGCCGCGGCGTGACGGTGGTCGAGCACGAGGGTCAGTACGGCGAGGCGGTCGCCGCCGGTCGCGCCGAGGCCGACGCCGACCCGTACGCCTACTTCGTAGACGACGAGCACTCGCTGCCGCTGTTGACCGGCTACGCGGTCGCCGCCGGGCGGCTGGCGGCGCAGCTCGACGCCGCCGCGATCGAAGTGGACGCCGCACACCCGCTGTTCGTCTATCTGCCGTGCGGCGTCGGCGGCGCGCCGGCCGGCGTCGCGCTCGGGCTCAAATACGTCTTCGGCGACGCGGTTCACGTCTTCTTCGCCGAACCGGTCGCCTCGCCGTGCATGCTGGTGCAGCTGGCGAGCGGCGGGCTCGACCCCATCAGCGTCTACGACATCGGCCTCGACAACGTCACCGAGGCCGACGGTCTCGCGGTCGGCGCGGCGTCGCTGCTCGCCGCCGAGCTGATGGCGCCGTTATTGGCCGGCGTGTTCACCGTGCCCGACGATGACCTGTTCCGCGACGTCTACCGCCTGCACGACGAAGAGCAGCTCGACATCGAACCGTCGGCCGCCGCCGCCTTCGCCGGCCCGCGCTGGCTTCAGGACAACGACGCCGGCCGCGCATGGTTGGCCGAGCACGGTCTTGCCGGCAAGATGGACAACGCGACGCACATCCTGTGGACCACCGGCGGCAGCTTCGTGCCGGCCGCAGAACACGCGCGCTTCCAGGCGCGCGGCAAGGCCCTGCTGGCCCGATGA